The nucleotide sequence TCCTaagcattttaataaaaagttaaaacaaatctgctatttcctttctttctttctttcttttcttttttctttttcttttttttttgcattggtTCTGAGCTCTGAGTTTGAACAATGCCATTTGTTTGGGGAGGGAACCAAAAGTTCCCTACATAGAGGAAGAGACATTTAGGGTGCGTGTGAGATACTTGAATTTTGCCACCAGGAGGGGGAAAAAGGGTGGGGTGCTAGAGGTAATAGATTTAGTACTATTTGAGAGATTTGGAACATGTTGTGGACCCAGGGTTGTTGGTCATCTCTGTAACAGGATGGGGATGGCAGATGTTTGAGCAAAATCTCGTATTAACATGCCAGCAATGACTAGCTCTAGTTTTAGCTGTGTTTCACTCATTTTACACAgaattggccagatgtggtggctcacgctgtaatcttagcactttgggaggctgaggtgggtggattgtctgagctcaggagtttgagaccagcctggggaacaggggtgaaacctcatctttactaaaatacaaaaaattagctgggcattgtggtacaCGGAGTAgctcccagctactccggaggctgaggcgggagaatcgcttgaaccagaaggtggaggttgagtgagccgagatcacgccactgtactcctgcctgggtaacagagcaagactctctaaaaaaaaaaaaaaaaaaacaattaaatgcTACATTTGGCACAATGGGAAAGAATTTCCTTTACTAGGCTTGTAGGAAGCCTTGCTTTTAGAAAAACCCAAATGAGATCATAAAACTAAAGTACTGGGACAAACAGTGGGAAACAGGGCAATGGGTTCTTTTCAACCAAGTATTAAAGTATTGGAGAtgttgccgggtgcggtggctcgtgtctgtaatcctagtgctttgggaggctgaggcaggcggatcatgaggtcaggagttcaagaccagcctgaccaacatggcgaagctccatctctactaaaatacaaaaattagccgggcatggtcggatgcacctttaatcccagctactcaggaggctgaggcaggagaattgcttgaactggggaggcggaggttgcagtgagccgagatcatgccactgcactccagcctgggtgacaaagtgagactccgtctcaaaaaaaaaaagtattggagGTGTCCTGTTGTCCTTGTTACTATGAAAGGATGCCATGGGTTGTATGGGCAAATGAGTTGGTTTTGTTTGAGGCAAAGTGGAACATAAGATTAAAGGCTCAGTCAGTGAGCCTAGCACTAAAAGATCTTACTTTGGCTGTTCTGGTTGTGACTTGGGACTTCTTTTTACCATGGTCTGCTGTAAACACAGAAAAACCCAGCACCCAACAGTTCATGCTGGAGTCTTGAGCATTGAGGGAGAATCACTGGACTCCAGAgagaaagtttgttttttgagttggtctcgctctgtcacccaggctggagtggattGGTATGaacataggtcactgcagcctcgacctcctgggctcaagtgatcctcccatctcagcctcccaagtagcttgagaccacaggggtgcaccactgtgcttggctaatttttaaaatttttgtagagttaaggtctcaccatgttgtccaggctggtctcaaactcctgggctcaggaaattctcctgccttaacctcccaatgtgctgggattccaagtgtgagcccctgtgctccACCAAGAGAAAAACTCTTTAATTGCTAGGAAGTTGGGATAAATTTTGCTCTGATCAAGCCACCTTCTGTGTCATAGAACCAAAGGAAGACTGCCTGCTATGGCAAGACGGCCTCATTTTAGTCCTGCCTCATACTATCATAGATAATCGTTTTCCTTTCTCTAGCAGGTTTGTGTTACTGGGAGTACTGGGAGCATTATCCTGTGTTGTGCTGGTGTTATACCAAACAGTGTTAACTTTAAAGAATTCAGgcagaggccgggtgcggtggctcacgcctgtaatcccagcactttgggaggccgaggcggaaggatcacgaggtcaggagttcgagaccagcctggccagcatggtgagacctcatctctactgaaaatacaaaaaattagccggacatggtggcgtgcgcctgtagtcccagctactcgggaggccgaggcaggagaatcgcttgaccaggatgcggaggttgcagtgagccgagatcataccactgcattccagcctgggcgacagagtgagactccatctcaaaaaacaaaagcaaaaacaaaaaaagaattcaggcAGAAAGGTTAGAGAATTTAAATAgcaattgaatattttttcacaaATGCTGGTAGTATACTATAGTAaccttaataaaaattaatgtgtaTTATATCAATTCAGTGATAAAGCAGACCTTTGTAAACTGTCTAGCTTGTGGTGACTGATTGAGGGTATCATGAAGCTCCCAACCCTTGACATATTCCTTCATCCTCCTCTGACCTAAAGGGTACTTCTTTGGAAAAGTAGAGAAGTTTTATGTTAGCGTACACTAGAGATGGTAACTATCCCTTGTGGGTCAATTCAGGCCTGCTGCCTGTGTTTGTATGGCCTGTGAGCTAAGAAAGGTTTTTACACAtttaaatggttggaaaaaatatttaaagaatgctATTTTTggacacaaaaaaattatatgaaattcaaatttcaacgTCTGTAACTTTTTATTGGGACACAGCCACCGCCATTCCTTTAGCTTTTGTATGCAACAGCTGCAGAATTGACTATTTGAGACAGATTGTATGGTCCCCCAAACTGGAACTGTTTCCATTCTGGCCTTCTACAGAAAGTATTTGGACCCTGGCCTAGATAAATCCTGGCCGGTGGTTATGTTATGTGAAATGTGCACACTGCAAAATATAGGGCTGTATGATTAAAATTTTTGATTTCAGCTACTGTTCATCATAGTCGATTTAAAGGGCAATTTAATTTACAGCAAATTCAGTTTCTCGGAGATTTGTGTTGGGGCTTTGGCAGCAAAAAAAATCCTAGGAGTAATCTTGAGAGTTCCATGCCCCCTAGTGGATTGCTATAgggtttacttttaaattttcaaaatactgaaTTGGCCAAGGATTTCCTTGATGCATATTATCCCAGGGGTCAGAGGCCGAAGGTCGCCTAGACCTGGGCAGATGCTAACAGGTACTGTCTCGGCCTGGGCAAATCTAGCCACGTCAGCGCTCATTTCTATTCCCTTTTCCACAGTCCAGCAAACAAGCGACTAGACTTGAAGGAACCCACCATCCTCTCCTCGGATTCCCTATGACGCCGCACGCCTCTTACTCTCCCCCGGGCTCATCCGGGGTAATGGGGCAGAGGCTCTGTCCCACAGGTTGGACAAACCAACGAGGGCGGGGAAAGGAGAATCAGAATAGGCAGCCAATCAGAGCTCGGCACAAGCCCAGCCAATCGGGTCGGGTCAGTTGGGGCTTAGCCAATCGGGCTCGATGAGGAAGACCTGAGTGAGAGCTTGCGCCTCTCGCTTCCAGCTGTGGGTGGCGCTAGGCCGGTTCAGCCGGACCGGGTAGGGGTTGTCGCTCGCTTGCTTGCGGTTTCTCGGAGAAGCCCCCTAGTGTCTGGCCTACAGGCCATGGGAAGGCAGTGGGGGTCTGCCATGAGGGCGGCCGAGCAGGCGGGCTGCGTGGTGAGCGCCTCCCGGGCCGGACGGCCCGAGGCGGGCCCATGGAGCTGCAGCGGGGTAATCCTGAGCCGTAGCCCGGGCCTGGTGCTTTGCCACGGGGGCATCTTCGTCCCCTTCCTGCGAGCTGGCAGCGAAGTCCTGACCGCGGCCGGCGCCGCCTTCCTGCCTGGCGACAGTTGCAGCGACGACCTGCGCCTGCACGTGCAGTGGGCCCCAACGGCCGCGGGTCCCGGGGGCGGCGCGGAGCGGGGCCGCCCAGTGCTGTGCACGCCCCAGTGCGCGGGCCTCGAGCCCGGCCCATCTGCTCCGTCCCGCGGGCGTCCCCTGCAGCCCCGGCTTCCCGCAgagctgctgttgctgctgaGCTGCCCGGCCTTCTGGGCCCACTTCGCGCGCCTCTTCGGGGACGAGGCGGCGGAACAGTGGCGCTTCTCGAGCGCGGCGCCGGATGACGAAGTgtcggaggaggaggaggccgaTCAACTGAGAGCGCTGGGCTGGTTCGCGCTACTGGGCGTGCGGCTAggccaggaggaggtggaggaggagcgCGGGCCGGCCGTGACTGTGTCGCCTCTCGGGGCCGTGCCCAAGGGCGCGCCATTGCTGGTCTGCGGCTCCCCTTTCGGCGCCTTCTGCCCTGACATCTTTCTCAACACGCTGAGCTGCGGGGTGCTCAGCAACGTGGCCGGCCCGCTGCTGCTTACCGACGCACGCTGCCTGCCTGGCACCGAGGGCGGCGGCGTGTTCACCGCGCGGCCCGCGGGGGCGCTGGTGGCGCTGGTGGCGGCGCCGCTCTGCTGGAAGGCCGGCGAATGGGTGGGCTTCACGCTGCTCTGCGCCGCCGCCCCACTTTTCCGCGCCGCCCGCGACGCGCTCTGCCGCCTGCGCCCCAGCGCCGCTGCCCTGGCCGCTCTCCTGCCGCCAGAGGTGGGCGTCCCGTGGGGTCTGCCCCTCCGAGACTCCGGGCCCCTGTGGGCAGCCGCGGCCGTGTTGGTGGAGTGCGGCACCGTATGGGGCTCCGGAGTGGCTGTGGCACCCCGCCTTGTAGTGACCTGCCGGCACGTGTCCCCTCGGGAAGCAGCCAGGGTCCTGGTGCGCTCCACCACCCCCAAGTAAGCCCACAGGGCTGACCCCACTCCATCCCTTTCCAGGTCTCAGGTCTGGGTCCAGGCCTAATACTTTTGAGTATTGTGCAGGCTTTTCTTGTGTCATGCGGATGCTTTGGGCGTGTAGTGGGTAGAGACCTGAGACCCTCCCCTCATCCTTTATACCCAGAACCCCCGCGGGGAGAATCAGGAGCAAGGTGTCAAGCTCCAAGCAGCTCTGGATTTGGGTACTGTGGGACACCCTGAATCCGGAACTGGCCATCTTTGAGCTCCCCTCAAAGTCTGAGTTTCTTCTGGGCAGCTTCGCTGTCTGAAAACCCTGCACACCATACCCCACTGTTCTCTGGCCCTTTGAACAGATATTCTCTAACTCTGCTGCTTCTCCTCTGAAACTGATAAGGTCCCAGAGGCCCAGGATGGTGCCCTTCTGGGGTAATGAGATGGGTTTATTAATTTTAGCCATCTTTTAGAGCTTAGCCAGAGCTTCCCTTCTGAATGAAAATGACAGAACGTGGGTTTCTACCTAATCAGAATGTAGGGGGATGGCCCAGGCAGCTGTACGTGGTTCAACCCAGCCTTGTAGCCCAGGCTTTTCCAAATCTCTTTCCTGAGTCCCCAAGCTTAGCCAGGTGTGGGTAACACAGCCCAGTTTTGCCACAGGTGTCCCCACTGGTGGCCTATTGGACAGCCATGACTTTATTGGGAAGACTGATGATGAAGGTTTCCCTATGGTGTATGGGAACCTACCAGATTCCTCCCACTCCCCCCACATGCCCCTTGCTCCTAAGGAGACTGCTAGGTCTGTTGGAAGCTACCCCTACAGAGTGTGTAGTAGGACACCCCTGTCTGATcctaggcaagtcacttaatttaTCTAAGCTGCCTCCCTGGGAGTTGATGCAAAATGTCATGGAATGGAGCCTTCCACGCAGTGTAAATAGGGACCCAGAGGAGTAAAACCATGTCTTATCTGCCCCACCAACTGATGGGATTGTTGGGGGTATCAACGAGGCAGTGAAGGAAAGTGTTGTGTTTGCCTTGGCTCCTCCCACTTTCTGTTTGGTGTTGGGACTGTTACTGAGGGTCTCTGGGCCTCTGTTATACCacctaaaatggagataatgccAGTGCCTAGTTTATAGGGTCGTGAGGACTAAATGATGTCCACAAAGCATTAACACCAAACGTGGCCCACAATACTCACTAAGTGTCAGTGTTGATTATTCAGGTACAGGAAGCTTTATAGAAGTAGCACAGGTTGTCAACCACCTTTGGAGATACCACAGAATGCTTACATGACTTGCCCAGAGTTGCCTGGCTGATCGATTTCAGGGCTGATACCCAGATCTTCTGACTCCAAGTCCATGACTTTTACCGTCACTCTCAGCTCCTTGATTTCTCCCAAGAACTGAGGAGTTAGAAAGCTAGCCTGTTGTTTGTTTCGCTTGCTCCTAGGAGTGTGGCCATCTGGGGCCGTGTGGTATTTGCCACTCAGGAGTCATGTCCCTATGACATAGCAGTGGTGAGCCTGGAGGAGGACCTGGATGATGTCCCCATCCCTGTGCCCGCTGAGCACTTCCACGAAGGTAAAGGACCAAGGGTGCAGCCTGAAGGTGGGCCCCTCTGGGCTAGGGTGGGCCTCAGGAAAGAGAATCAGTGTTGGGCATTCTCATGAAGTCAGGGTGGCATTGGTCAAGGTCCTTGGAGGCCTCCCTTCTTGTGCTGGTAGGGAATGTGGAATACCCTGTGAAGGATAAAACACGCCCTTTCCCTGAGTGCCTGCAGCAGTGTAGTGTGAGGATGCGGGGCTTTGGGGTTCCTTAACAGTTACTTCAGGCTGGTCAGAGAGGCACGTGACACTTTCAAGGCTCCAGGGGCATGATTTGGGTAAAAGGCTTTGTGATGCTGCCACATAAGTACCGATGTTGCACTCCATGGAGGCAGTGATACGGTGATGAAGGGTGCAGGGGCTCTGGATGAGCATCTTtcctctgccacttactagtccCATGTCCTTGGACAGGCTTCTTAACTCTCCTCTGCCTCATTTTCCACGTCTTTGGAATGGGGCTAATGTATCCTACTTCTGGGTGTTGTGAGGGCTGGGTGTGATGTTGCCTGTAAAGCACTATTTCCATGCCTTGCACTTGGAAAAGGAAGGTCATAGCTGCCTTATAGCCATTGTCACCTTTTCTTTTCACCAAGAGACTTCTTAGGAGTCCCAGGAGGAGATGGATGTGaattctataaacatttattcagcGTGTAGCTAGGTGTTAGGAACTCCTAAAAGTCACTGCCCTGCCTGTCCAGGGAACGAGGACTGGGGAACAGCCTGTTGCTCAGAAGTGGTCATGCAGATACAGTGCTAGGAGCTCAATGCGGTTCCCAGCCTCTTCCAGCCAGGGGACCTGGGGAAGGCTCTCTGGAGACAGGAGTATCTGAGCAGAAACTTGAAGGCTGGAGAGGTTTGGGGCGTTTGGAGAGGGTAGGGATGGGGGTTAGGGAGTGTGAGTCCTGCTGTAACACAGGTGTCCCCAGCTtcaccctccttccctccctggcaGGCGAGGCTGTGAGTGTGGTGGGCTTTGGCGTCTTTGGCCAGGCTTGTGGGCCCTCGGTGACCTCAGGCATCCTTTCGGCTGTGGTGCAGGTGGATGGCATGCCCGTGATGCTGCAGACCACATGTGCTGTGCACAGCGGCTCCAGTGGGGGACCCCTCTTCTCCAACCACTCAGGAAACCTCCTTGGTAACCAGCTCTTTGTCCCCCTCCTGCCCTTCCTTTTGCTAGAACCTCAGTCCCACCCCATGAGTGCTTGTAGCCAGCCCCAATGCACCCTCTCTCTGGGAAAATGGTGGGCATTATGAGTGAGCTAGCCAAGGTTTGCAGGCTCTTCTCCTGAtggtggagagggagggatgCTGAGCTGGGAGGAAACAGATCTGGGCCCTGGTCCCTTCTCTGCCACTAATCTAATCTGGTTTGATCTGCGAAATTCAGGAGTTGGATTAGTCAAAGCATCACAGACTCAAAAGCCAACAGAGGCTGGAAAGGTAAAGCAAATGAATGAGAGAAGAcaacagggaggggaggggaggggtctAAACTGAAGCACACTCGACTCAGCCACAGCCGACTGTGGCCGTGAAGGAGGATGGGCCTAACGTTGGCTGGTATTCTAATATTTTCACAAGACATgcaaagcttttttaaaaaaatacatgtggcCGTTACATCGatcaattgtttttttttctttttttgagacggagtctcgctctgtcgcccaggctggagtgcagtggctggatctcagctcactgcaagctccgcctcccgggtttatgccattctcctgcctcagcctcccgagtagctgggactacaggcgccggccacctcgcccggctagttttttgtatttttagtagagacagggtttcaccgtgttagccaggctggtctccatctcctgaactcgtgatccgcccatctcagcctcccaaagtgctgggattacaggcttgagccaccgcgcccagtccgatcaatttttaaagtttggtaACATTCAGGTTTTTGAAAAGCAGTCTGTTTAgctatccaaaagaaaaaagaaaaagacatgagTTCATCTAGAAACCTCCAACTCCAGTCCAGTCTAACTCTccttgtttgtttattctttctcctGTAGTGAAAAACCTTGCTCCTGCTGTCTACAATATGTTTACTTATCTGTTCCACCCTAGTATATTAGTAAAATTGTTATTTGCATAGCTTTAGTATAAATTTCCTCTAAATATGTAGTACTTACAAAGAGGAAATATTAGATCCGTAAGTAATATTTAGAGCCATAAgtctaggccgggtgtg is from Macaca fascicularis isolate 582-1 chromosome 9, T2T-MFA8v1.1 and encodes:
- the TYSND1 gene encoding peroxisomal leader peptide-processing protease isoform X3 translates to MGRQWGSAMRAAEQAGCVVSASRAGRPEAGPWSCSGVILSRSPGLVLCHGGIFVPFLRAGSEVLTAAGAAFLPGDSCSDDLRLHVQWAPTAAGPGGGAERGRPVLCTPQCAGLEPGPSAPSRGRPLQPRLPAELLLLLSCPAFWAHFARLFGDEAAEQWRFSSAAPDDEVSEEEEADQLRALGWFALLGVRLGQEEVEEERGPAVTVSPLGAVPKGAPLLVCGSPFGAFCPDIFLNTLSCGVLSNVAGPLLLTDARCLPGTEGGGVFTARPAGALVALVAAPLCWKAGEWVGFTLLCAAAPLFRAARDALCRLRPSAAALAALLPPEVGVPWGLPLRDSGPLWAAAAVLVECGTVWGSGVAVAPRLVVTCRHVSPREAARVLVRSTTPKSVAIWGRVVFATQESCPYDIAVVSLEEDLDDVPIPVPAEHFHEGGWHARDAADHMCCAQRLQWGTPLLQPLRKPPWHNHQQHPGQ
- the TYSND1 gene encoding peroxisomal leader peptide-processing protease isoform X1, whose translation is MGRQWGSAMRAAEQAGCVVSASRAGRPEAGPWSCSGVILSRSPGLVLCHGGIFVPFLRAGSEVLTAAGAAFLPGDSCSDDLRLHVQWAPTAAGPGGGAERGRPVLCTPQCAGLEPGPSAPSRGRPLQPRLPAELLLLLSCPAFWAHFARLFGDEAAEQWRFSSAAPDDEVSEEEEADQLRALGWFALLGVRLGQEEVEEERGPAVTVSPLGAVPKGAPLLVCGSPFGAFCPDIFLNTLSCGVLSNVAGPLLLTDARCLPGTEGGGVFTARPAGALVALVAAPLCWKAGEWVGFTLLCAAAPLFRAARDALCRLRPSAAALAALLPPEVGVPWGLPLRDSGPLWAAAAVLVECGTVWGSGVAVAPRLVVTCRHVSPREAARVLVRSTTPKSVAIWGRVVFATQESCPYDIAVVSLEEDLDDVPIPVPAEHFHEGEAVSVVGFGVFGQACGPSVTSGILSAVVQVDGMPVMLQTTCAVHSGSSGGPLFSNHSGNLLGIITSNTRDNNTGATYPHLNFSIPITVLQPALQQYSQTQDLGGLRELDRAAEPVRVVWRLQRPLAEAPRSKL
- the TYSND1 gene encoding peroxisomal leader peptide-processing protease isoform X2, which translates into the protein MGRQWGSAMRAAEQAGCVVSASRAGRPEAGPWSCSGVILSRSPGLVLCHGGIFVPFLRAGSEVLTAAGAAFLPGDSCSDDLRLHVQWAPTAAGPGGGAERGRPVLCTPQCAGLEPGPSAPSRGRPLQPRLPAELLLLLSCPAFWAHFARLFGDEAAEQWRFSSAAPDDEVSEEEEADQLRALGWFALLGVRLGQEEVEEERGPAVTVSPLGAVPKGAPLLVCGSPFGAFCPDIFLNTLSCGVLSNVAGPLLLTDARCLPGTEGGGVFTARPAGALVALVAAPLCWKAGEWVGFTLLCAAAPLFRAARDALCRLRPSAAALAALLPPEVGVPWGLPLRDSGPLWAAAAVLVECGTVWGSGVAVAPRLVVTCRHVSPREAARVLVRSTTPKSVAIWGRVVFATQESCPYDIAVVSLEEDLDDVPIPVPAEHFHEGIITSNTRDNNTGATYPHLNFSIPITVLQPALQQYSQTQDLGGLRELDRAAEPVRVVWRLQRPLAEAPRSKL